TGTCCCCAAAGAAAATGGCTCTGAGTCGGCCAGTACAACTACTGATGATAATCTCTGGGCAGGTTTTCAGTGTATGTTTGTGTCCTTGTTAAAAAATGTGCTGAAATTCAAAACATAGTGTTGCTGGATCGTTTTTGAAGATGCTTAAGTtgcttcaattatgttggatagAACTTAGGTTGTAATTCCTTTGCCATAACTGTTTCAGCTGCTGCAGAGGTGTCAACAGCTGAGAAGACTAGTCCGCCAAAAGCAGCTGATAATAGTACTCTGCCGTCTGCAACTGGTATTGAGGATCTTTTCAAAGATTCACCTTCTATGATGCCAAGCTTAACTCCAGAAAAGCCACAGAAAGATGTTAAAAATGATATAATGAGCCTCTTTGAGAAGGTACTTTCCAATTCTTCTGTAGGTTTGTGTGAGATTTTGGAGTTAGTTCTTTTATCTGATTTGCATAGTCTTGTTTATTGAATATAAACTTCTTCTACCCTTATTTGATTTGTTCTCAACATGTTCTATGTGCAAGATATATCCTCGTCagcattaaaacaatattttttttagttgcaCCCTATCTTAGATGCTTGTTTTCTGGTATTTGAAATACTTTTACCTGACCAGTCATTTTGGTATTGCAGGGCAATATGGTGTCTCCATTTTCTATGCATCAGCAACAGATTGCCATGCTTGCACAGCAACAGTCTCTTCTGATGGCTGCTGCAGCTAAGTCTTCTGGTGGGGATCTCAAGTATCCTGCTGGCATACAAGAACCTAGACCAAATGTTCCTGTGCAAAGTTGGCCAGCTACTGGCTACTCGATTTCTGGAGTATTGCCCATGCAGGTAATGACTGAAGTAAGCCAAATGTTAATAATCAGTTATTGGTTTTGCCCAGCAACtaacttgtttcttttctaTCAGGGGCCGATTACGAACATGACCCCAGCACATTTTGCTGGGAGCCCTGTACAATATCAACCATCCAGGTATTGGTGTGATCATCACCAAATTAATCTCTCTTTGGATtacttgtaatattttatttgattattaccTTATGTTGGTCCATATAATTCTGATTAACCTCGGTGGATAATTGGTTCCAATCAACTTTAGTCCCATAAGCCATAACGATTTAGAGTGTACACTGTTGTACTAAAAGACTACTTTTGGGGGTTCTGTTTCCATTCCAACTACTCTAATTTTTCAAAGCTAATGGTTCCGCCCTCCTCATTCACGAAATGAAAATTCTAGATGAACTAGATCTACAGAACATGAAACTTACCTGGATTATGTCATCTTTTACTGAAGATCTCGTGTCAAACCGCGCACCAATCTACTAACTGCATATTGTGCCGTttgtgtattttattatttttagtgatCTCTATTAATTTTATGCATCATCCAGTGCTCTTGTTCACCAAAGTAAACCTACAAACCTGTTTTTTACTGTTCCTACTATTTCCCCAACTTATACCAAGTTtataatgcttttttttttcttgcagtTTCTATGGTATGGGGCAAGTTCCACCTCCAGTTAACGGTGTGATGGCGACAATGGGAGCGAGTAAACCCCAGTCAGGAGCTCCAGTGTCATCTAGCAGTACACAGTCAGCGAAGGATTATGATTTTTCGTCCTTAACACAGGGGATGTTTGCGAAACACTGATAGGTTTGTTGGGCAATTCCGGCTATGTCATATACCATAGAAGAAGATTAGTAAATTTACAGGAACTGCgctttcttttctcattttcccCTTGACCTGTCCTTGGGTTGTAATCCATTTGTAGAGCTAGTTCAGGTTTTCCCCGTTTGTTTATTTCAGCTGATTGCTTCATTTGTATCCTAGTTCTATTCACTAtttattcacaataaaaaaaaaagaagttagtgatattaattatatatattcatttctCTGCTTCTATGTCCTTTGTTACTCCACTCAATGCTAAACATAGTTTTGATGCTTGTTCCACTTTCATACCATGTACTGTAATTTCATTCTTCAACAGTGTGGCGGAGTTAACATTCCATTGGAAATTATGATGAATGATGGAATGCTCACtgacttttttata
This region of Vigna unguiculata cultivar IT97K-499-35 chromosome 5, ASM411807v1, whole genome shotgun sequence genomic DNA includes:
- the LOC114185455 gene encoding ADP-ribosylation factor GTPase-activating protein AGD5-like isoform X1; the protein is MNGKANVTKELNAKHKKILEGLLKLPDNRECADCKAKGPRWASVNLGIFICMQCSGIHRSLGVHISKVRSATLDTWLPEQVAFIQSMGNEKANNYWEAELPPNYDRVGIENFIRAKYDEKRWIPRDGNPKTPSGLREERSPSHWQRPVERSGHTVVSEKKFEEKKKFQQSNAIPATRNSVPAPAPPKAPEQVTPITKPQPVEKVEPLAPQPQAESSKQAMDAVQNTPPKVDYATDLFNMLSMDVPKENGSESASTTTDDNLWAGFQSAAEVSTAEKTSPPKAADNSTLPSATGIEDLFKDSPSMMPSLTPEKPQKDVKNDIMSLFEKGNMVSPFSMHQQQIAMLAQQQSLLMAAAAKSSGGDLKYPAGIQEPRPNVPVQSWPATGYSISGVLPMQVMTEVSQMLIISYWFCPATNLFLFYQGPITNMTPAHFAGSPVQYQPSSFYGMGQVPPPVNGVMATMGASKPQSGAPVSSSSTQSAKDYDFSSLTQGMFAKH